A single region of the Ziziphus jujuba cultivar Dongzao chromosome 10, ASM3175591v1 genome encodes:
- the LOC125420813 gene encoding receptor-like protein 33 isoform X3, which translates to MTSTHPPFHLSWANYPGTVPSSLWNLSELVDVDLFHNHFTGQLPSTLGKLAKLTSLKLDDNEFSGQIPSSLGNLTKLTHFSIYYNSFQGKFPAKLPYLIQSLSLGYNKLTGSIPSHNLNLTFLQSLDLSNCFFSGVIPSYLFTVPSLQSLNLGHNQFTDLDISNSSKIEILSLGGNKLNGAIPSSISKLQKLRQLFLDSNNFTGRVDFGIFSELSNLHLLDLSYNSHLSQISVDTNSTLPKFKLLFLTSCNISEFPDFLKTQDELVSLSLSGNRIDSLIPSWFFSVGRNTLQYLSLSENLISGWEEIPLTLPWKELRSLHIRSNIMQGPLVVPPMSIQEFYISNNSLTGEIDSLFCKLSNLEALDASRNHLSGTIPQCLGSLQMLNLRYNNFMGNIPQICRDESLMRILDLSHNQLQGRIPRSLIKCKDLLVLNLGHNQISDTFPFWLQSLPKLHILILGSNKLHGPIWHAHNSFSFLVLIIIDISHNDFAGSIPSEYFRNWTSMTPDVSQKYKSGKREVLSFMQASWYKLDSVTVINKGQQMEMIQNVDIFVSIDLSCNKFHGEIPSTIWELQSLVMLNLSNNNFTGFIPSSIGNLRQLQSLDLSNNKLSGKIPQQLTSLTFLAYLNLSQNQLVGPIPQGGQVWTFQNSSFEGNLGLCDFPLSRKCGTPPSTSSASDNHDSEKSDSIFDFGWKVVAVGYGCGLLVGLVIGHVFISRRPNLIFKIFGLRVERPPR; encoded by the exons ATGACTTCAACTCATCCCCCATTCCATCTGAGTTGGGCCAACTATCCAG GGACAGTTCCTTCTTCGCTTTGGAACCTTTCTGAACTCGTAGATGTTGACCTCTTCCATAATCATTTCACAGGTCAGCTTCCATCTACTCTTGGGAAACTTGCAAAGCTCACTTCTCTTAAGCTTGATGATAATGAATTCAGTGGTCAAATTCCATCTTCACTTGGAAACCTCACAAAACTAACCCATTTCAGCATTTATTATAATTCTTTCCAAGGAAAATTCCCAGCCAAACTCCCATATCTTATCCAATCTCTATCtcttggatataataaactgaCAGGTTCAATCCCATCTCATAATCTTAACTTGACCTTCCTTCAGTCCCTTGATCTGTCTAACTGTTTTTTCTCTGGAGTCATTCCTTCATATTTATTTACAGTGCCTTCTTTGCAATCCCTCAATTTGGGTCACAATCAGTTCACAGACTTGGACATCTCTAATTCATCAAAAATAGAAATTCTGTCTTTAGGTGGaaacaaattaaatggagcCATTCCAAGTTCCATATCCAAATTGCAAAAGCTGAGACAACTTTTTCTTGATTCAAATAATTTCACTGGGAGAGTCGATTTTGGCATTTTCTCAGAGCTGAGTAACCTTCATCTTCTTGATCTTTCATATAACAGCCATCTATCTCAAATAAGTGTAGATACAAATTCCACTCTACCAAAGTTTAAGTTGCTTTTTTTAACCTCATGCAACATAAGTGAATTTCCAGATTTCCTGAAAACACAAGATGAATTGGTGTCATTGAGCCTTTCTGGAAATAGGATTGATAGTCTAATACCAAGTTGGTTCTTCAGCGTTGGGAGGAATACCTTGCAATATCTATCTCTTTCCGAAAACTTGATTAGCGGCTGGGAAGAAATCCCATTAACGCTGCCATGGAAGGAATTGAGAAGTCTTCATATACGTTCCAACATAATGCAAGGACCACTTGTTGTTCCACCAATGAGCATCCAGGAATTCTATATCTCAAACAACAGCTTGACTGGAGAAATTGATTCATTGTTCTGTAAATTGAGCAATCTTGAAGCACTTGATGCGTCAAGAAATCATCTGAGTGGTACTATTCCTCAATGTTTGGGTTCTCTTCAAATGCTTAACCTTCGATATAACAATTTCATGGGCAATATTCCTCAAATCTGCAGAGACGAAAGCCTAATGAGAATACTCGACTTGAGTCACAACCAATTACAGGGGAGGATTCCACGGTCTCTAATCAAATGCAAAGACCTGTTAGTTTTGAATCTCGGCCACAATCAGATAAGTGACACATTTCCTTTTTGGCTACAGAGTTTGCCAAAACTCCATATTCTCATATTAGGCTCTAATAAATTACATGGTCCCATATGGCATGCGCATAACTCTTTTAGctttttggtgttgattatcATTGATATTTCTCATAATGATTTTGCTGGAAGCATTCCATcagaatattttagaaattggaCATCCATGACTCCTGATGTTTCCCAAAAATACAAGTCAGGAAAAAGAGAGGTGCTGTCATTCATGCAAGCTTCTTGGTACAAGTTGGACTCGGTGACCGTGATAAATAAGGGACAGCAAATGGAGATGATCCAAAATGTAGATATCTTTGTATCCATTGATCTATCTTGTAACAAATTTCATGGAGAAATTCCAAGTACAATATGGGAACTTCAATCTCTAGTTATGCTCAACTTGTCAAATAACAATTTCACTGGATTCATCCCATCATCTATAGGGAATCTGAGGCAGCTACAATCGTTGGACCTCTCTAACAATAAGCTTTCTGGTAAAATTCCTCAGCAATTGACAAGTCTCACTTTTCTAGCTTATTTAAACTTATCCCAAAATCAACTTGTGGGTCCAATACCACAAGGGGGACAAGTTTGGACATTTCAAAATTCTTCTTTTGAAGGAAACTTGGGATTATGTGACTTTCCATTATCAAGAAAATGTGGAACTCCCCCA
- the LOC125420813 gene encoding receptor-like protein 33 isoform X1, translated as MRNWKAGSDCCLWDGVACNKATGHVVSLDLSDSWLRGPLRSNSSLFSLVHLQKLNLALNDFNSSPIPSELGQLSRLTHLNLSHSSFHGDIPSEISMLTNLMSLDLSCWPFGLYVREGELGRLIHNMTNLSILYLDFVNLSSSPVPQSMANLSSLTHLSVRNCYLYGEFPQNIFQLPNIQSIDLSHNIDLTGSLPEFNSSSHLKSLLILRTSFSGKLPDSIGNLKSLNVLHLKVSSFSGTVPSSLWNLSELVDVDLFHNHFTGQLPSTLGKLAKLTSLKLDDNEFSGQIPSSLGNLTKLTHFSIYYNSFQGKFPAKLPYLIQSLSLGYNKLTGSIPSHNLNLTFLQSLDLSNCFFSGVIPSYLFTVPSLQSLNLGHNQFTDLDISNSSKIEILSLGGNKLNGAIPSSISKLQKLRQLFLDSNNFTGRVDFGIFSELSNLHLLDLSYNSHLSQISVDTNSTLPKFKLLFLTSCNISEFPDFLKTQDELVSLSLSGNRIDSLIPSWFFSVGRNTLQYLSLSENLISGWEEIPLTLPWKELRSLHIRSNIMQGPLVVPPMSIQEFYISNNSLTGEIDSLFCKLSNLEALDASRNHLSGTIPQCLGSLQMLNLRYNNFMGNIPQICRDESLMRILDLSHNQLQGRIPRSLIKCKDLLVLNLGHNQISDTFPFWLQSLPKLHILILGSNKLHGPIWHAHNSFSFLVLIIIDISHNDFAGSIPSEYFRNWTSMTPDVSQKYKSGKREVLSFMQASWYKLDSVTVINKGQQMEMIQNVDIFVSIDLSCNKFHGEIPSTIWELQSLVMLNLSNNNFTGFIPSSIGNLRQLQSLDLSNNKLSGKIPQQLTSLTFLAYLNLSQNQLVGPIPQGGQVWTFQNSSFEGNLGLCDFPLSRKCGTPPSTSSASDNHDSEKSDSIFDFGWKVVAVGYGCGLLVGLVIGHVFISRRPNLIFKIFGLRVERPPR; from the coding sequence ATGAGAAATTGGAAGGCTGGTAGCGATTGCTGTTTGTGGGACGGAGTGGCGTGCAATAAGGCAACAGGTCATGTAGTAAGCCTAGACCTTAGTGACAGCTGGCTTCGTGGGCCTTTGCGTTCTAACAGCAGCCTTTTCAGCTTGGTTCATCTTCAAAAGCTCAACCTTGCCTTGAATGACTTCAACTCATCCCCCATTCCATCTGAGTTGGGCCAACTATCCAGGTTAACCCATCTCAATCTCTCTCACTCTTCATTTCATGGGGATATCCCATCTGAAATCTCTATGCTTACAAATCTTATGTCACTTGATCTTTCCTGTTGGCCATTTGGTTTGTATGTAAGAGAAGGTGAGCTGGGAAGGCTTATCCACAACATGACCAATTTAAGTATACTTTACCTTGACTTTGTGAATCTTTCTTCTTCACCAGTGCCTCAATCGATGGCAAATCTATCTTCCTTGACACATCTCTCTGTTCGCAATTGCTATTTGTATGGTGAATTTCCACAGAATATCTTCCAGTTGCCTAACATACAATCCATTGATCTGTCACACAATATTGATCTTACAGGTTCTCTGCCGGAATTTAATTCTAGCAGTCACCTCAAGTCATTGCTTATCTTAAGAACCAGTTTCTCAGGGAAATTGCCCGATTCTATTGGCAACCTCAAGTCCTTGAATGTTTTACATCTCAAAGTATCTTCTTTTTCAGGGACAGTTCCTTCTTCGCTTTGGAACCTTTCTGAACTCGTAGATGTTGACCTCTTCCATAATCATTTCACAGGTCAGCTTCCATCTACTCTTGGGAAACTTGCAAAGCTCACTTCTCTTAAGCTTGATGATAATGAATTCAGTGGTCAAATTCCATCTTCACTTGGAAACCTCACAAAACTAACCCATTTCAGCATTTATTATAATTCTTTCCAAGGAAAATTCCCAGCCAAACTCCCATATCTTATCCAATCTCTATCtcttggatataataaactgaCAGGTTCAATCCCATCTCATAATCTTAACTTGACCTTCCTTCAGTCCCTTGATCTGTCTAACTGTTTTTTCTCTGGAGTCATTCCTTCATATTTATTTACAGTGCCTTCTTTGCAATCCCTCAATTTGGGTCACAATCAGTTCACAGACTTGGACATCTCTAATTCATCAAAAATAGAAATTCTGTCTTTAGGTGGaaacaaattaaatggagcCATTCCAAGTTCCATATCCAAATTGCAAAAGCTGAGACAACTTTTTCTTGATTCAAATAATTTCACTGGGAGAGTCGATTTTGGCATTTTCTCAGAGCTGAGTAACCTTCATCTTCTTGATCTTTCATATAACAGCCATCTATCTCAAATAAGTGTAGATACAAATTCCACTCTACCAAAGTTTAAGTTGCTTTTTTTAACCTCATGCAACATAAGTGAATTTCCAGATTTCCTGAAAACACAAGATGAATTGGTGTCATTGAGCCTTTCTGGAAATAGGATTGATAGTCTAATACCAAGTTGGTTCTTCAGCGTTGGGAGGAATACCTTGCAATATCTATCTCTTTCCGAAAACTTGATTAGCGGCTGGGAAGAAATCCCATTAACGCTGCCATGGAAGGAATTGAGAAGTCTTCATATACGTTCCAACATAATGCAAGGACCACTTGTTGTTCCACCAATGAGCATCCAGGAATTCTATATCTCAAACAACAGCTTGACTGGAGAAATTGATTCATTGTTCTGTAAATTGAGCAATCTTGAAGCACTTGATGCGTCAAGAAATCATCTGAGTGGTACTATTCCTCAATGTTTGGGTTCTCTTCAAATGCTTAACCTTCGATATAACAATTTCATGGGCAATATTCCTCAAATCTGCAGAGACGAAAGCCTAATGAGAATACTCGACTTGAGTCACAACCAATTACAGGGGAGGATTCCACGGTCTCTAATCAAATGCAAAGACCTGTTAGTTTTGAATCTCGGCCACAATCAGATAAGTGACACATTTCCTTTTTGGCTACAGAGTTTGCCAAAACTCCATATTCTCATATTAGGCTCTAATAAATTACATGGTCCCATATGGCATGCGCATAACTCTTTTAGctttttggtgttgattatcATTGATATTTCTCATAATGATTTTGCTGGAAGCATTCCATcagaatattttagaaattggaCATCCATGACTCCTGATGTTTCCCAAAAATACAAGTCAGGAAAAAGAGAGGTGCTGTCATTCATGCAAGCTTCTTGGTACAAGTTGGACTCGGTGACCGTGATAAATAAGGGACAGCAAATGGAGATGATCCAAAATGTAGATATCTTTGTATCCATTGATCTATCTTGTAACAAATTTCATGGAGAAATTCCAAGTACAATATGGGAACTTCAATCTCTAGTTATGCTCAACTTGTCAAATAACAATTTCACTGGATTCATCCCATCATCTATAGGGAATCTGAGGCAGCTACAATCGTTGGACCTCTCTAACAATAAGCTTTCTGGTAAAATTCCTCAGCAATTGACAAGTCTCACTTTTCTAGCTTATTTAAACTTATCCCAAAATCAACTTGTGGGTCCAATACCACAAGGGGGACAAGTTTGGACATTTCAAAATTCTTCTTTTGAAGGAAACTTGGGATTATGTGACTTTCCATTATCAAGAAAATGTGGAACTCCCCCA
- the LOC125420813 gene encoding receptor-like protein 34 isoform X2 produces the protein MTSTHPPFHLSWANYPVPQSMANLSSLTHLSVRNCYLYGEFPQNIFQLPNIQSIDLSHNIDLTGSLPEFNSSSHLKSLLILRTSFSGKLPDSIGNLKSLNVLHLKVSSFSGTVPSSLWNLSELVDVDLFHNHFTGQLPSTLGKLAKLTSLKLDDNEFSGQIPSSLGNLTKLTHFSIYYNSFQGKFPAKLPYLIQSLSLGYNKLTGSIPSHNLNLTFLQSLDLSNCFFSGVIPSYLFTVPSLQSLNLGHNQFTDLDISNSSKIEILSLGGNKLNGAIPSSISKLQKLRQLFLDSNNFTGRVDFGIFSELSNLHLLDLSYNSHLSQISVDTNSTLPKFKLLFLTSCNISEFPDFLKTQDELVSLSLSGNRIDSLIPSWFFSVGRNTLQYLSLSENLISGWEEIPLTLPWKELRSLHIRSNIMQGPLVVPPMSIQEFYISNNSLTGEIDSLFCKLSNLEALDASRNHLSGTIPQCLGSLQMLNLRYNNFMGNIPQICRDESLMRILDLSHNQLQGRIPRSLIKCKDLLVLNLGHNQISDTFPFWLQSLPKLHILILGSNKLHGPIWHAHNSFSFLVLIIIDISHNDFAGSIPSEYFRNWTSMTPDVSQKYKSGKREVLSFMQASWYKLDSVTVINKGQQMEMIQNVDIFVSIDLSCNKFHGEIPSTIWELQSLVMLNLSNNNFTGFIPSSIGNLRQLQSLDLSNNKLSGKIPQQLTSLTFLAYLNLSQNQLVGPIPQGGQVWTFQNSSFEGNLGLCDFPLSRKCGTPPSTSSASDNHDSEKSDSIFDFGWKVVAVGYGCGLLVGLVIGHVFISRRPNLIFKIFGLRVERPPR, from the exons ATGACTTCAACTCATCCCCCATTCCATCTGAGTTGGGCCAACTATCCAG TGCCTCAATCGATGGCAAATCTATCTTCCTTGACACATCTCTCTGTTCGCAATTGCTATTTGTATGGTGAATTTCCACAGAATATCTTCCAGTTGCCTAACATACAATCCATTGATCTGTCACACAATATTGATCTTACAGGTTCTCTGCCGGAATTTAATTCTAGCAGTCACCTCAAGTCATTGCTTATCTTAAGAACCAGTTTCTCAGGGAAATTGCCCGATTCTATTGGCAACCTCAAGTCCTTGAATGTTTTACATCTCAAAGTATCTTCTTTTTCAGGGACAGTTCCTTCTTCGCTTTGGAACCTTTCTGAACTCGTAGATGTTGACCTCTTCCATAATCATTTCACAGGTCAGCTTCCATCTACTCTTGGGAAACTTGCAAAGCTCACTTCTCTTAAGCTTGATGATAATGAATTCAGTGGTCAAATTCCATCTTCACTTGGAAACCTCACAAAACTAACCCATTTCAGCATTTATTATAATTCTTTCCAAGGAAAATTCCCAGCCAAACTCCCATATCTTATCCAATCTCTATCtcttggatataataaactgaCAGGTTCAATCCCATCTCATAATCTTAACTTGACCTTCCTTCAGTCCCTTGATCTGTCTAACTGTTTTTTCTCTGGAGTCATTCCTTCATATTTATTTACAGTGCCTTCTTTGCAATCCCTCAATTTGGGTCACAATCAGTTCACAGACTTGGACATCTCTAATTCATCAAAAATAGAAATTCTGTCTTTAGGTGGaaacaaattaaatggagcCATTCCAAGTTCCATATCCAAATTGCAAAAGCTGAGACAACTTTTTCTTGATTCAAATAATTTCACTGGGAGAGTCGATTTTGGCATTTTCTCAGAGCTGAGTAACCTTCATCTTCTTGATCTTTCATATAACAGCCATCTATCTCAAATAAGTGTAGATACAAATTCCACTCTACCAAAGTTTAAGTTGCTTTTTTTAACCTCATGCAACATAAGTGAATTTCCAGATTTCCTGAAAACACAAGATGAATTGGTGTCATTGAGCCTTTCTGGAAATAGGATTGATAGTCTAATACCAAGTTGGTTCTTCAGCGTTGGGAGGAATACCTTGCAATATCTATCTCTTTCCGAAAACTTGATTAGCGGCTGGGAAGAAATCCCATTAACGCTGCCATGGAAGGAATTGAGAAGTCTTCATATACGTTCCAACATAATGCAAGGACCACTTGTTGTTCCACCAATGAGCATCCAGGAATTCTATATCTCAAACAACAGCTTGACTGGAGAAATTGATTCATTGTTCTGTAAATTGAGCAATCTTGAAGCACTTGATGCGTCAAGAAATCATCTGAGTGGTACTATTCCTCAATGTTTGGGTTCTCTTCAAATGCTTAACCTTCGATATAACAATTTCATGGGCAATATTCCTCAAATCTGCAGAGACGAAAGCCTAATGAGAATACTCGACTTGAGTCACAACCAATTACAGGGGAGGATTCCACGGTCTCTAATCAAATGCAAAGACCTGTTAGTTTTGAATCTCGGCCACAATCAGATAAGTGACACATTTCCTTTTTGGCTACAGAGTTTGCCAAAACTCCATATTCTCATATTAGGCTCTAATAAATTACATGGTCCCATATGGCATGCGCATAACTCTTTTAGctttttggtgttgattatcATTGATATTTCTCATAATGATTTTGCTGGAAGCATTCCATcagaatattttagaaattggaCATCCATGACTCCTGATGTTTCCCAAAAATACAAGTCAGGAAAAAGAGAGGTGCTGTCATTCATGCAAGCTTCTTGGTACAAGTTGGACTCGGTGACCGTGATAAATAAGGGACAGCAAATGGAGATGATCCAAAATGTAGATATCTTTGTATCCATTGATCTATCTTGTAACAAATTTCATGGAGAAATTCCAAGTACAATATGGGAACTTCAATCTCTAGTTATGCTCAACTTGTCAAATAACAATTTCACTGGATTCATCCCATCATCTATAGGGAATCTGAGGCAGCTACAATCGTTGGACCTCTCTAACAATAAGCTTTCTGGTAAAATTCCTCAGCAATTGACAAGTCTCACTTTTCTAGCTTATTTAAACTTATCCCAAAATCAACTTGTGGGTCCAATACCACAAGGGGGACAAGTTTGGACATTTCAAAATTCTTCTTTTGAAGGAAACTTGGGATTATGTGACTTTCCATTATCAAGAAAATGTGGAACTCCCCCA
- the LOC125420813 gene encoding receptor-like protein 6 isoform X4: protein MKRMNQSTLLFYSLVISCCCIFVTHSLNSSSTATFSCLPHQSSVLLQLKGEFTLKQTDEHSFLYSHSKYPKMRNWKAGSDCCLWDGVACNKATGHVVSLDLSDSWLRGPLRSNSSLFSLVHLQKLNLALNDFNSSPIPSELGQLSRLTHLNLSHSSFHGDIPSEISMLTNLMSLDLSCWPFGLYVREGELGRLIHNMTNLSILYLDFVNLSSSPVPQSMANLSSLTHLSVRNCYLYGEFPQNIFQLPNIQSIDLSHNIDLTGSLPEFNSSSHLKSLLILRTSFSGKLPDSIGNLKSLNVLHLKVSSFSGTVPSSLWNLSELVDVDLFHNHFTGQLPSTLGKLAKLTSLKLDDNEFSGQIPSSLGNLTKLTHFSIYYNSFQGKFPAKLPYLIQSLSLGYNKLTGSIPSHNLNLTFLQSLDLSNCFFSGVIPSYLFTVPSLQSLNLGHNQFTDLDISNSSKIEILSLGGNKLNGAIPSSISKLQKLRQLFLDSNNFTGRVDFGIFSELSNLHLLDLSYNSHLSQISVDTNSTLPKFKLLFLTSCNISEFPDFLKTQDELVSLSLSGNRIDSLIPSWFFSVGRNTLQYLSLSENLISGWEEIPLTLPWKELRSLHIRSNIMQGPLVVPPMSIQEFYISNNSLTGEIDSLFCKLSNLEALDASRNHLSETKA from the exons ATGAAGAGGATGAATCAATCAACCCTCTTATTTTACAGTCTGGTAATCTCTTGTTGCTGTATCTTCGTTACACATTCCTTGAATTCCTCCTCCACTGCTACTTTCTCTTGTCTGCCACACCAAAGCTCTGTTTTACTCCAACTAAAAGGAGAGTTCACACTAAAGCAGACTGATGAGCATTCATTTCTCTACTCTCATAGCAAATATCCGAAGATGAGAAATTGGAAGGCTGGTAGCGATTGCTGTTTGTGGGACGGAGTGGCGTGCAATAAGGCAACAGGTCATGTAGTAAGCCTAGACCTTAGTGACAGCTGGCTTCGTGGGCCTTTGCGTTCTAACAGCAGCCTTTTCAGCTTGGTTCATCTTCAAAAGCTCAACCTTGCCTTGAATGACTTCAACTCATCCCCCATTCCATCTGAGTTGGGCCAACTATCCAGGTTAACCCATCTCAATCTCTCTCACTCTTCATTTCATGGGGATATCCCATCTGAAATCTCTATGCTTACAAATCTTATGTCACTTGATCTTTCCTGTTGGCCATTTGGTTTGTATGTAAGAGAAGGTGAGCTGGGAAGGCTTATCCACAACATGACCAATTTAAGTATACTTTACCTTGACTTTGTGAATCTTTCTTCTTCACCAGTGCCTCAATCGATGGCAAATCTATCTTCCTTGACACATCTCTCTGTTCGCAATTGCTATTTGTATGGTGAATTTCCACAGAATATCTTCCAGTTGCCTAACATACAATCCATTGATCTGTCACACAATATTGATCTTACAGGTTCTCTGCCGGAATTTAATTCTAGCAGTCACCTCAAGTCATTGCTTATCTTAAGAACCAGTTTCTCAGGGAAATTGCCCGATTCTATTGGCAACCTCAAGTCCTTGAATGTTTTACATCTCAAAGTATCTTCTTTTTCAGGGACAGTTCCTTCTTCGCTTTGGAACCTTTCTGAACTCGTAGATGTTGACCTCTTCCATAATCATTTCACAGGTCAGCTTCCATCTACTCTTGGGAAACTTGCAAAGCTCACTTCTCTTAAGCTTGATGATAATGAATTCAGTGGTCAAATTCCATCTTCACTTGGAAACCTCACAAAACTAACCCATTTCAGCATTTATTATAATTCTTTCCAAGGAAAATTCCCAGCCAAACTCCCATATCTTATCCAATCTCTATCtcttggatataataaactgaCAGGTTCAATCCCATCTCATAATCTTAACTTGACCTTCCTTCAGTCCCTTGATCTGTCTAACTGTTTTTTCTCTGGAGTCATTCCTTCATATTTATTTACAGTGCCTTCTTTGCAATCCCTCAATTTGGGTCACAATCAGTTCACAGACTTGGACATCTCTAATTCATCAAAAATAGAAATTCTGTCTTTAGGTGGaaacaaattaaatggagcCATTCCAAGTTCCATATCCAAATTGCAAAAGCTGAGACAACTTTTTCTTGATTCAAATAATTTCACTGGGAGAGTCGATTTTGGCATTTTCTCAGAGCTGAGTAACCTTCATCTTCTTGATCTTTCATATAACAGCCATCTATCTCAAATAAGTGTAGATACAAATTCCACTCTACCAAAGTTTAAGTTGCTTTTTTTAACCTCATGCAACATAAGTGAATTTCCAGATTTCCTGAAAACACAAGATGAATTGGTGTCATTGAGCCTTTCTGGAAATAGGATTGATAGTCTAATACCAAGTTGGTTCTTCAGCGTTGGGAGGAATACCTTGCAATATCTATCTCTTTCCGAAAACTTGATTAGCGGCTGGGAAGAAATCCCATTAACGCTGCCATGGAAGGAATTGAGAAGTCTTCATATACGTTCCAACATAATGCAAGGACCACTTGTTGTTCCACCAATGAGCATCCAGGAATTCTATATCTCAAACAACAGCTTGACTGGAGAAATTGATTCATTGTTCTGTAAATTGAGCAATCTTGAAGCACTTGATGCGTCAAGAAATCATCTGAGTG AGACGAAAGCCTAA